In Mixophyes fleayi isolate aMixFle1 chromosome 11, aMixFle1.hap1, whole genome shotgun sequence, one DNA window encodes the following:
- the LOC142106607 gene encoding uncharacterized protein LOC142106607 — MSRDRRGEQAEEREMEVEGSEEGEGEVEETGQGRKTKTGRNVRFSHDENCVLVHNIIPCYEVILGNLAARTPLRRRHQLWGRVCDAVNAVGPLKRTVAHCRKRFSDIKRRLKEKMAQERRSTRRTGGGPPLRMEYTTYEEELRQIMPAEIVEGINVQDTDSPSFGQVVESPGPQFSPSARPTPPPSARDSGTDEQAGPSSYQPPQAESLEMSPEPEDLTTITLDDRY, encoded by the exons atgtccagagataggaggggagaacaggctgaggagagggagatggaggttgaggggtcagaggagggagagggagaggttgaggagacaggacagggcaggaagaccaagacagggaggaatgtgcgcttctcacatgatgagaattgtgtgttggtgcacaacatcattccctgctacgaggtcatcctagggaacctggcagcccggactcctctaaggcggcgtcaccaactgtgggggagagtctgtgatgccgtgaacgcggtgggcccactgaagcggacagtggcacactgccgcaagcgcttctctgatattaagaggaggcttaaagagaagatggcccaggaaaggaggtcgacaaggcgcacgggtggtggccccccacttcgtatggagtacaccacgtacgaggaggagctgcgccagataatgccggcagaaattgtagagggcataaatgtccaggacaccgactcgccctcttttggccaagtagttg aatcgccaggaccgcagttcagtcccagtgccagacctacacctccaccttcagcgagagattcgggcacagacgagcaagcag ggccctcttcataccaaccacctcaggcggagtccctggaaatgtcccctgagccagaggatctaacaaccatcaccctg GATGACCGATACTAG